The nucleotide window CACGGAGCATCCTATTTACCTCAACTATTTTTGGACTCATGAGAGGCTCACCATACTGGGAGACGGTAATTGCGTAAGGATCCTCCCACCCGTAGTAGCCGGGTTTTGGAGCTTTTCCGAGCTTTACGGCTACATTGGAGTAGCAGAATATACAGTCGTGGTTGCAAGCGGGAGTGAGCTCGTAAGAGGGATGATGAACTGGATTCTCTATGCTCAAATCTAAACCCTGACAGCCTTGGCAGTGAGTTGGAACGATTAAATCATCAATGAACTTCTTTAAGAGTCTCGCCTCTTTGTTTTCCAAAATTTCTGGCTCTATACCCATTTTCCTCGCAAATTCTTCCCAGCTGTATTTCATTTTCTCACCGAGAGAGGATGTGGGAAAGCATTAAAAAACTTGACGCTTTTGAGCTCCTGGTGGTTTCATGCAGCTGACAGTAAAAAGGAAGGCTTTCCTTGAAGAGATTCCAAAGGTTGTAGAAGAGCTCATTAAAGAATACGGGAGCCTGTTGAAAACCATAGAAATCAAAGAAGACGAGAAGGGCTGTTATACCATTTGGGCTACCTACGAAAGGCCTACTTCTTGAAAACCCTTATGTCCAGAACAACGTGCCACACTCCGGGAGCATAGCGTTTGAGTATTCTGCTCTCCAAAAGCTCGCTCTCGTATCCGTGTTCCCGCGCTATTTTTTGGAAGGTCTCAAAGGGCTCCCTTGGCATCAGTCTCTCGGGAACGGTGTTGTGGTAGTGGATTATCGCTTCATCTTTTGCTATCTCCAGCGCTTTTGGAATGAATTCATGGGTTCTAACAACATAGCCCATCAAAATCCTATCCGCTATGTTCTCTCCTTTGAATTCTCTGTTGTCGATGTTGTAGGCTGTCATCCTGTCCTGGACTTTGTTGAGCTCTATATTCTCAACTAAGAATCTGAAAGTGTAAGGGCTCTTTTCGATTGCTATCACCCTAGCACCGCAGTGCTTTGCTATGGGCAGGCTTAGATGTCCCACTCCGGCAAACATATCCACAACAAGCTCATCCGGCTTTGCAATGCTGGCCATTCTGACCCTTTCCTTGACGTTTGCAGGGGAGAACATAACTTTAGAGGCATCAAACTTGTAGAGAATTCCATTTTCCTTGTGAACTGTTATCGGATCATTGCCGTAGATTATCTCGTAGTTGGTCTCTCGGAATTCTCCTCCAATCCTTCCTTTCCGCAGGACTGTTTTGACACCCAGAACTTCCGCGTAGACCTTTGCAATCTCGTGTTTATACGGCAAAAGCTCATCCCTCAGGGGAAGTATTAGAACATCCCCCAGCTGAACCCAGTGCTTTGGGAGAAGGTCAACTAACTCGGGAGGGAGGATTTTGCTCAATATCTCCCTTATACGGGGCTTTATAAGCTGGGTTCTTCTCTTTTTCATACTGAGGTAAGCTTCAAGAACTTCCTTAAAACTTTTTGGTTTGTGAAGGTTCTTTTTCTTGGATGGTAATTTCGGCAAAAAACGATGGAAAAAGCTTAAAAAGGTGTATTCCCTAGGATTATTTGAGAACCTCACCGGAGGTAGGGTTTGACAATGGATGATGAATCCTCGAGTAGTAGTTTTTGGTTGAGCAAAATATTAAAATCCAGAAAGAAGGAAGGCATCATTGAGCAGAAAATAACGGAAGATGCCTACAGGGACTTGAAGGCTCTTCTAATGAGGGCCAAGCCGGATGTAGTCGGAGACAAGATAGTTCTCAAGCTACCAAACGGGACCGTGGAGCTTAGGAAAGATAAGCTCAAGGTAATTGCTGAGAACCGGGAACAAGCAGAGAAAATACTCAGAAATCTTCACCACTACTCGATGCCCCCCGGTTTGTGGCCTGCCTATGGTCTTAGCTATTCGATAAAGAGGGGTTCTCTTTTAAAAAGCAGAAGTTAATCTTTTCTTTTTACCTCAAATGTTTTAAACCTTCGAAAGTATTCTTAGTTAGCGGATGATGGGCCTTGCCCAGTCTGATTCAATGATGACGTCGGTATTAGCTGACGCTTTAAACACCTTTTGGAGGAGCCAGGATGAGCGAGCTGCTTGAGTTTTATGCAAGCGAGGCTATGACGTGCCCTCGAAGGGTTTACTTTCGTCTTAAGGGGTATAAGGAGAAGTGGCCCGAATTTGTGAGGGTAAGGCTTGAGCAAGGGGTCAACACCCATAATGTTCTTGGGGAGATACTTAAGAAAAGGTTCGGGTTCGAGCTTGAGAAGCACATAGTGTTAAAATCTCCCCGTCTAGGGCTTGAAATCCACGGGAGGATAGATGCATTCAGACGGTTCCCAATAGAGATAAAGGGAAAAACCTCCCTTCCAAGACTCCCCTATGAGTACCATCTGGCCCAACTGAACGTTTATTTGCGGTGGGCGGAAAGTGAATACGGCTATTTGTATTACGTTAAGCTCCATGAAGAGCCAAAAAGAGTTTTGAAGGATGTGGACTTTTCAAGGTTTCCAGTAGTTAAGGGTAAGAACTTTAAGGCTTTTGAGGTACCCTATGACGAGAAGCTTTTCAAAGAGACCGTAAAGCAGTTCTACCTGATAAAAAAGCATTATGAAAAAGGCATCCCCCCAGAGGGGTGGAGGGACTACACATGTAAGTTCTGTCCATACTATTATCTCTGTTCTGGAAATGGCTCTAATCCTTAGCTTTCCACTTAAGGTCGTTTTCTATGACTGCCTCTATCAAGTCTCTGTTGTAGAGCTCCGCGATGATTGCCCTTACCGGGACTTGGTTCAAAGCTAGTACTTGGGGAGTTATTTTTGCTTCAAACTCCTTTGCGAGCGCATAGCTGAGCTCACTTATACTCTTTGGCTCTTTTAACAGCTCTAGAACCTTTCTCTCCCCTTCTTCTACTCTTTGAATGTTGAGTTCAAGCAGTCTTAGGGCTTCTTCTCCCTTTACAGCCCTTCCGTGGGAGGGGATAAGGAGGATACCTTCTTCTGCATAGCCGATTAATTTTCTTATGGATTCCTTGAAAAGCTCCGGCTCAACCAGATACGGCAAGCCCACTGACTGAATAACCTTCTCACCAAAAAAGCCGTCTCCCGCATATAAAACGCCGTTTTCCTCATCCAGAAAGCCCGTCATCCCCGGCGAATGCCCTGAAAGCTCTATCGCTTTCAACCCAAAGAGCTCATCATCCCAGTCAAAAACCCCATGGGCTTTGACTTCTTCCGGAAACTGATAAACCAAAAACCCCTTTGGTGCCTTTGAGCCAAACGTCAAAAGCTCCCTGTTGAGGGGGCTTTCAGCTATTGAGAATTCGTATCTGTGGATGAATAGGGGTTTTTCGAGCTTTGGTGCTACAGCAATATGGTCTGCATGTCCATGGGTTGAGAGAATGTAATCAATCTCGAGGTTTATTTTTCTCAGCTCCCGTCTGAGCTCTTTATGTCTTTTGCTCCCGTTTCCGGGGTCAACAATAACAACTTTT belongs to Thermococcus bergensis and includes:
- the cas4 gene encoding CRISPR-associated protein Cas4; protein product: MSELLEFYASEAMTCPRRVYFRLKGYKEKWPEFVRVRLEQGVNTHNVLGEILKKRFGFELEKHIVLKSPRLGLEIHGRIDAFRRFPIEIKGKTSLPRLPYEYHLAQLNVYLRWAESEYGYLYYVKLHEEPKRVLKDVDFSRFPVVKGKNFKAFEVPYDEKLFKETVKQFYLIKKHYEKGIPPEGWRDYTCKFCPYYYLCSGNGSNP
- a CDS encoding MBL fold metallo-hydrolase; its protein translation is MALEKLGENLYLYPGSPSTMIKAGEKVVIVDPGNGSKRHKELRRELRKINLEIDYILSTHGHADHIAVAPKLEKPLFIHRYEFSIAESPLNRELLTFGSKAPKGFLVYQFPEEVKAHGVFDWDDELFGLKAIELSGHSPGMTGFLDEENGVLYAGDGFFGEKVIQSVGLPYLVEPELFKESIRKLIGYAEEGILLIPSHGRAVKGEEALRLLELNIQRVEEGERKVLELLKEPKSISELSYALAKEFEAKITPQVLALNQVPVRAIIAELYNRDLIEAVIENDLKWKAKD
- the taw2 gene encoding tRNA(Phe) (4-demethylwyosine(37)-C(7)) aminocarboxypropyltransferase Taw2, which gives rise to MKKRRTQLIKPRIREILSKILPPELVDLLPKHWVQLGDVLILPLRDELLPYKHEIAKVYAEVLGVKTVLRKGRIGGEFRETNYEIIYGNDPITVHKENGILYKFDASKVMFSPANVKERVRMASIAKPDELVVDMFAGVGHLSLPIAKHCGARVIAIEKSPYTFRFLVENIELNKVQDRMTAYNIDNREFKGENIADRILMGYVVRTHEFIPKALEIAKDEAIIHYHNTVPERLMPREPFETFQKIAREHGYESELLESRILKRYAPGVWHVVLDIRVFKK